In Paenibacillus sonchi, a single genomic region encodes these proteins:
- a CDS encoding DUF262 domain-containing protein, whose translation MGTGGILISLLNQIDLAGKDISTDSYSMSIGELLTMYKDGELELHPEFQRLFRWTIEQKSRLIESLLLGIPIPSIFVSQTDKGTWEVIDGLQRLSTIFELTGDLRHPDGTERTPLSLNGTKYLPALNQLQWVSEDLTKQLPSEAKLRIKRARVDVNIVLSKSDVTAKYELFQRLNTGGTEASEQEVRNAILVMTNRGFFSWITDLANYSNFRACLPITEKALDEQYDLELVTRFITLSILPEDQLKNINDLGTFLTDKILEMAMEQSPAIKEKVDYSFRRCFDALATILGENSFKKYDVARQQSSGQVLISLFEVIAMGIGYYAKEETYEISEELITRVHQEIPRNPKFMTTAGSGIRASTRIPNTIGLGRELFSP comes from the coding sequence TTGGGTACTGGGGGAATTCTTATTTCATTATTAAATCAAATAGATTTGGCCGGAAAAGATATTTCGACCGATTCATATTCAATGTCTATTGGTGAATTACTAACCATGTATAAAGATGGGGAGCTTGAACTCCATCCTGAATTCCAAAGATTGTTTAGATGGACTATTGAACAAAAATCTAGGTTGATTGAGTCTTTACTTCTAGGAATACCAATTCCTTCGATTTTTGTTTCTCAGACAGATAAAGGAACTTGGGAAGTAATTGACGGGTTACAGCGTTTATCGACGATATTCGAACTTACAGGTGATTTACGTCATCCTGACGGTACTGAGCGCACTCCATTATCATTGAATGGAACGAAATATTTACCGGCTCTTAATCAACTTCAGTGGGTATCAGAAGACCTAACTAAGCAACTCCCATCTGAGGCCAAGCTCAGAATAAAAAGAGCTCGAGTGGACGTAAACATTGTTTTGAGTAAAAGTGATGTAACAGCAAAGTATGAGCTCTTCCAAAGACTAAATACTGGTGGTACTGAGGCATCGGAGCAAGAGGTGAGAAATGCAATTCTAGTTATGACAAATAGGGGTTTTTTCTCTTGGATAACTGATCTCGCTAACTATAGTAATTTTAGGGCTTGCCTACCGATTACTGAAAAGGCTCTGGATGAACAATACGATTTAGAATTAGTAACTAGATTTATTACGTTAAGCATTCTTCCTGAGGATCAATTAAAAAATATAAATGATCTCGGTACCTTCCTTACCGACAAAATTCTTGAGATGGCTATGGAGCAGTCACCAGCAATAAAAGAAAAAGTTGATTACTCTTTTAGAAGATGTTTTGATGCATTGGCAACAATACTTGGCGAAAACAGCTTTAAAAAGTATGATGTGGCAAGACAACAATCTTCAGGTCAAGTATTGATCTCTCTTTTTGAAGTTATTGCTATGGGGATTGGGTATTATGCAAAAGAAGAAACCTACGAAATTTCCGAAGAGCTAATAACTCGTGTTCATCAGGAAATTCCTAGGAATCCCAAATTCATGACAACAGCTGGTTCTGGTATTAGAGCATCAACTAGAATACCCAATACTATTGGATTGGGGCGTGAGCTATTCTCCCCATGA
- the rlmH gene encoding 23S rRNA (pseudouridine(1915)-N(3))-methyltransferase RlmH, with protein MFIQIISVGKLKEKYLTLGIAEYAKRLTPYLKFQMIEVADEKAPDNLSDAEVVQVKVREGERILAHLKSEAHVIALAIDGKLWSSEELAAELDRLGTYGTSHVVFVIGGSHGLSDDVMRRAQQRMSFGRMTLPHQLMRLVLTEQIYRAVKINRGEPYHK; from the coding sequence ATGTTCATTCAAATCATTAGCGTAGGCAAACTAAAGGAGAAATATTTGACGCTCGGCATCGCAGAATACGCCAAACGGCTGACGCCTTACCTCAAATTTCAGATGATTGAGGTGGCGGATGAGAAAGCACCAGACAACCTCAGCGATGCAGAGGTTGTTCAGGTGAAGGTGCGCGAGGGCGAACGTATCCTCGCGCACCTCAAAAGCGAGGCGCATGTCATTGCGCTCGCGATCGACGGCAAGCTCTGGAGCTCGGAAGAGCTTGCCGCAGAGCTCGACCGGCTCGGCACCTACGGGACGAGCCATGTCGTCTTCGTCATCGGAGGGAGCCACGGGCTCTCCGATGACGTTATGCGCCGCGCCCAGCAGCGCATGAGCTTCGGGCGCATGACGCTGCCCCACCAGCTCATGCGCCTGGTCCTCACCGAGCAGATTTATCGGGCGGTGAAGATCAATCGGGGGGAGCCGTATCATAAGTAG
- the infC gene encoding translation initiation factor IF-3 produces MAVLLNEQIRASEVVLTGLRGEQLGVVSRAEALAKAKAAGADLVCTSLMSSPPPCSLMAKGKAKAAAQKETTTARKSGSAQAAGAQGKKEKVKELRFTAHIEEHDYDTKLRQADKHLRSGKPVQLVVKASGAKEAAAAKAVIERLVADLKEAGVKDTGIQSGGKGSQVKLNPR; encoded by the coding sequence ATGGCCGTATTGTTAAATGAGCAGATCAGGGCATCCGAGGTGGTGCTTACAGGACTTCGGGGCGAGCAGCTGGGGGTTGTCTCCAGAGCGGAAGCTTTGGCCAAGGCCAAGGCGGCAGGCGCAGACCTCGTCTGCACCTCGCTGATGAGCAGTCCGCCGCCCTGCAGCCTGATGGCGAAGGGCAAAGCAAAGGCGGCCGCGCAGAAGGAGACAACGACTGCGCGAAAGTCGGGTTCTGCTCAGGCAGCAGGTGCACAAGGCAAGAAAGAGAAGGTCAAAGAGCTGCGCTTCACCGCTCATATCGAGGAGCATGATTACGACACCAAGCTGCGGCAGGCGGACAAGCATCTGCGCTCAGGCAAGCCGGTGCAGCTTGTCGTGAAGGCCTCCGGCGCAAAAGAAGCAGCTGCCGCCAAGGCTGTCATCGAGCGGCTGGTCGCCGACCTTAAGGAAGCCGGTGTCAAAGACACCGGAATTCAATCCGGCGGCAAGGGCTCGCAGGTGAAACTGAATCCCCGTTGA
- a CDS encoding RNA polymerase sigma factor, which translates to MNDVELRRIIADVLEGNIERFEEIMRTYQKAIILYCYHMLGHYSEAEDSGQEVFLKAFRALGKYNPDIPFGAWLYTIAYNQCIDVIRKRKLTKYLRLLHRDERDNRHVDQQIEGKYLDEAVQQALSKLSIEERNLLILRCVEEMSYQEISLILHHSTPKLRKKYERSAKKFRRYYAYAKGEGSCEIRQGSGFEGTSS; encoded by the coding sequence TTGAATGATGTAGAGCTCCGCCGGATAATAGCTGACGTGCTGGAAGGGAACATCGAAAGGTTTGAGGAGATTATGCGAACCTATCAGAAAGCGATCATACTCTATTGTTATCATATGCTGGGGCATTATTCGGAGGCTGAGGACAGCGGGCAGGAGGTGTTTCTGAAGGCCTTTCGTGCATTGGGCAAATATAACCCGGATATCCCCTTCGGTGCATGGCTGTATACGATTGCCTACAATCAATGTATTGATGTGATCCGCAAGCGGAAATTGACCAAATATCTGCGTCTCTTACACCGGGATGAGCGGGACAATAGACATGTAGATCAGCAGATTGAAGGCAAATATCTGGATGAAGCGGTGCAGCAGGCTTTGTCAAAATTATCGATAGAAGAGCGGAATTTGTTGATTTTGCGCTGTGTGGAGGAAATGAGCTATCAGGAGATCAGTCTGATTCTTCATCACAGCACACCCAAGCTGCGCAAAAAATATGAGCGTTCGGCCAAAAAATTCCGGAGGTATTATGCTTATGCGAAAGGAGAAGGAAGCTGTGAGATTCGACAAGGATCAGGATTTGAAGGAACTTCTTCGTAG
- a CDS encoding VOC family protein: MEKNRIHKVGQIGIPVKEMGRAVHFYQNLLGLPLLFQTDRMAFFELGGLRLLLSLPETAEFANASSVVYFQVGDIQAMYAELIGKGVAFTGEPHMVNKMGQTETWMAFFRDSEGNTHALMSEMKVE, from the coding sequence GTGGAAAAGAATAGGATTCACAAGGTGGGGCAAATCGGGATACCTGTGAAAGAAATGGGACGAGCGGTACATTTTTATCAAAACCTGCTGGGCCTTCCGCTGCTATTTCAGACGGACCGTATGGCCTTCTTTGAACTCGGCGGCCTGCGGCTGCTGTTGAGCCTTCCGGAGACAGCAGAGTTCGCCAATGCCAGCTCCGTTGTGTATTTTCAAGTTGGAGATATTCAGGCAATGTATGCAGAGTTAATCGGTAAGGGAGTAGCTTTTACCGGCGAACCCCATATGGTGAACAAAATGGGCCAAACCGAGACCTGGATGGCGTTCTTCCGGGATTCTGAGGGGAATACTCATGCGTTGATGAGTGAAATGAAGGTGGAATAA
- a CDS encoding ArsR/SmtB family transcription factor, with protein sequence MKILFHPERKDIQLASVLYALSDPIRLSIISDIRNNGEQACNCFNVPVAKSTLSHHARTLREAGVVHTRIQGTQRILSLRTEDLNARFPGLLDSVLSAYEANGQPALETEAEESSN encoded by the coding sequence ATGAAGATACTATTTCATCCGGAACGCAAGGACATTCAGCTTGCCTCCGTACTGTATGCACTCAGTGATCCCATTCGCTTATCCATCATTTCAGATATCAGGAACAATGGTGAACAGGCCTGCAACTGCTTCAACGTGCCGGTCGCCAAATCGACGCTGTCCCACCATGCCCGGACACTGCGCGAGGCGGGGGTTGTGCATACCCGTATTCAAGGCACTCAGCGCATACTGTCCTTGCGCACCGAGGACTTGAATGCCCGGTTTCCGGGCCTGCTGGATTCGGTGCTGAGCGCTTATGAGGCCAATGGGCAGCCTGCGCTGGAGACGGAGGCAGAGGAGAGCAGCAACTGA
- a CDS encoding MFS transporter, with protein MEATLPREGLLTFLFSVAVVLVIMNTAMFNLALPDVTETFGISASAASWIVTGYSIMFSIASITYSRLSDFLPIRRLLTIGLLTLGLAAVAGFFSTNFIVLLIVRIVQASGAGAVMSLSLVLFTRYVPLGRRGKAMATIMSSVSLGLGLGPVAGGAITQYFGWNWLFAVTAIILLLVPLFLVLLPKELPSRGSFDALGGVFLGIGTTGLLLFLTSGLWIALVAGIAAILLFVSRIRTISDPFVMPALFKNRPYLVLSLVGIASYLCSFATLFLLPQILVHRFGFTASHAGFVIFPGSLLAIFVSRSVGRIIDRFGNGGILRFVPLLVLTATVLFALFAGHSWIAVMFVYMIMSLAFTTLSSSVSNEISRVLPASQIGSGMGLFQLLQFFSGAFGVAMAASALEWQHGLSLSAAYSNIYWGLSIAAVIAIVSAFAYRRSSGSRIEEMAEA; from the coding sequence GTGGAAGCCACTCTTCCCAGGGAAGGGCTGCTGACGTTTCTGTTCAGTGTTGCAGTTGTTCTCGTCATTATGAATACGGCCATGTTCAATCTGGCATTGCCTGATGTAACCGAGACCTTTGGCATCTCAGCCTCCGCCGCCTCCTGGATCGTGACCGGGTATTCCATTATGTTCTCCATTGCTTCGATTACCTACAGCAGACTTTCCGACTTTCTGCCGATCCGCAGGCTGTTGACGATTGGCCTGCTGACACTCGGCCTCGCGGCGGTTGCCGGATTCTTCAGCACGAACTTTATTGTGCTGCTGATTGTGCGGATTGTGCAGGCTTCCGGTGCCGGTGCCGTTATGTCGCTGTCACTTGTCCTGTTCACCCGGTATGTCCCGCTGGGCCGCCGTGGCAAGGCGATGGCGACGATTATGTCCTCTGTTTCTCTTGGTTTGGGACTTGGTCCTGTTGCAGGCGGAGCGATTACCCAGTATTTTGGCTGGAACTGGCTGTTTGCCGTTACCGCTATTATCCTGCTGCTTGTGCCGCTGTTTCTGGTGCTGCTGCCGAAAGAACTGCCGAGCCGCGGCTCTTTTGACGCACTTGGAGGGGTCTTCCTCGGCATCGGCACCACCGGGCTTCTGCTGTTCCTGACCAGCGGGCTGTGGATTGCGCTGGTTGCCGGAATAGCTGCTATTCTCTTGTTCGTGAGCCGTATCCGCACCATTTCTGATCCGTTTGTTATGCCGGCTCTTTTCAAGAACCGCCCGTACCTGGTACTCTCTTTGGTCGGAATCGCCTCCTATCTGTGCAGCTTTGCAACGCTGTTCCTGCTGCCGCAGATTCTGGTTCACCGGTTCGGCTTCACCGCAAGCCATGCGGGGTTTGTCATTTTCCCCGGGTCCCTGCTTGCGATCTTTGTATCCCGGTCGGTAGGCCGGATCATTGACCGCTTCGGCAATGGAGGCATCTTGCGCTTTGTGCCGCTGCTGGTGCTGACCGCTACCGTACTGTTTGCTCTATTTGCCGGGCACTCATGGATAGCAGTGATGTTCGTCTATATGATTATGAGTCTGGCCTTCACCACGCTGTCCAGCAGTGTATCCAACGAAATCTCCCGCGTTCTGCCTGCCTCACAGATTGGCTCAGGGATGGGATTATTTCAGCTGCTCCAGTTCTTCAGCGGCGCCTTCGGTGTTGCCATGGCCGCCAGTGCTCTGGAATGGCAGCACGGGCTGTCCCTGTCTGCAGCTTACTCCAACATTTACTGGGGACTCTCCATTGCAGCCGTCATCGCCATTGTCTCCGCCTTTGCATACCGCCGGAGCAGCGGGAGCCGGATTGAGGAAATGGCTGAGGCGTAA
- a CDS encoding CxxH/CxxC protein, giving the protein MYVVCKEHVELAIDKFVDEYEDAPDIVDLKETEFSDWDPPAKCAECDKNAEVLVV; this is encoded by the coding sequence ATGTATGTAGTATGTAAGGAACATGTGGAGCTGGCTATCGACAAATTTGTGGACGAGTACGAGGATGCACCGGATATTGTGGATCTGAAAGAAACGGAGTTCTCGGATTGGGACCCGCCAGCGAAATGTGCGGAGTGCGATAAGAACGCTGAGGTTCTGGTAGTTTAG
- a CDS encoding M3 family oligoendopeptidase has translation MELTWELDSLYPSFQSEKYRQDRRLLAEYAEHLNEWAAGQLQNRMQNEKELAQVIEQFLKQYNAYKRVYHCLFSYAELRFSLDRSDVEAMNRMDELEDAATAAGEAHAGFSKWLAGVADLKAVIASSAYLAGHEFYLYGLQRQSEHLLGEEAESVIARMQSTGSKAWERLYMRTLSMLRIDVQIGGQARSLSLAELQNLAYDGDAWVRKAAYEAEREACRSVEEQSAACLNSVSGEALAIYGLRGYASPLHKVLKASRMNQKTLGVMLEAIEESLPFFHQYYMKKAALLGHSGPLPFYDVFAPLAEESSAKITYPEAGDVIVSGFSAFSPELGEFARKVFRQRWIDAEPREGKGNFGMCVDIFPIGESRMITSFTGNYIDVSVLAHEIGHAYHSSCLAGETMVNTDYPVPVAETASIFCESLIHEELLNMAAESEALAIRERSLSDAGYYIVDFYARYLFESQLYERRQSGPLSARELNDLMHESMAAAYGGSVDPATIHPYQWISKAGYYMAGNEFLNFPYSFGLLFSKGLYAQYKKQGGDFAERYRSFLAATSKNTIADAAGLMNIDVDSPQFWRDALALIAEDIQEFVESV, from the coding sequence ATGGAATTAACGTGGGAGCTGGACAGCCTGTACCCGTCTTTTCAGTCGGAGAAATACCGGCAGGACCGAAGGCTTTTGGCAGAATATGCAGAGCATTTGAACGAATGGGCGGCAGGACAATTACAGAACCGAATGCAGAACGAGAAGGAATTGGCACAAGTGATCGAGCAATTTTTAAAACAATATAATGCCTACAAAAGGGTCTACCACTGTCTATTCAGCTATGCGGAGCTAAGGTTCAGCCTGGACAGAAGCGATGTGGAAGCGATGAACAGGATGGATGAGCTGGAAGACGCCGCAACTGCAGCGGGTGAGGCCCATGCAGGCTTCAGCAAATGGCTGGCAGGTGTAGCAGATCTAAAGGCGGTAATAGCTTCGTCCGCATATCTTGCCGGGCACGAGTTCTATCTGTACGGGCTGCAGCGGCAGTCAGAGCATTTGCTTGGCGAAGAGGCGGAATCGGTCATTGCCCGTATGCAGAGCACCGGCTCCAAAGCCTGGGAGAGGCTGTATATGCGGACACTATCCATGCTCCGTATAGACGTACAAATCGGTGGACAAGCCCGGAGTTTATCGCTGGCTGAATTGCAGAATCTGGCCTATGACGGAGACGCATGGGTAAGAAAAGCTGCCTATGAGGCTGAGCGCGAAGCATGCCGGAGTGTAGAGGAGCAGAGCGCCGCCTGTCTGAATTCCGTAAGTGGAGAAGCGCTTGCAATCTATGGGCTGAGAGGATATGCATCACCGCTGCATAAAGTGCTGAAGGCATCCAGAATGAACCAGAAGACGCTTGGGGTGATGTTGGAAGCCATAGAGGAGAGTCTGCCGTTTTTCCATCAATATTATATGAAAAAAGCAGCGCTGCTCGGCCATTCCGGACCGCTGCCGTTTTATGATGTTTTTGCCCCGTTAGCCGAAGAGAGTTCAGCCAAAATCACCTACCCCGAAGCGGGGGATGTGATCGTCTCCGGCTTCAGCGCATTCAGCCCGGAGCTGGGCGAATTCGCCCGCAAGGTATTCCGGCAGCGCTGGATTGACGCCGAGCCAAGAGAAGGTAAAGGCAATTTCGGAATGTGCGTCGATATTTTTCCGATTGGCGAAAGCCGGATGATCACCAGCTTCACGGGGAATTATATCGATGTCAGTGTGCTGGCTCACGAGATCGGACATGCCTACCACAGCAGCTGCCTTGCTGGCGAGACTATGGTGAATACGGATTATCCGGTACCCGTTGCCGAGACGGCGTCGATTTTTTGCGAAAGCCTCATTCATGAGGAACTGCTGAACATGGCAGCTGAAAGCGAAGCCTTGGCCATTCGGGAACGGAGCCTGTCTGACGCGGGTTATTACATTGTGGATTTTTACGCCCGTTACCTATTTGAGAGCCAGCTGTATGAACGAAGACAGTCCGGTCCTCTGTCCGCCCGGGAACTGAATGACCTGATGCATGAATCGATGGCGGCAGCATATGGCGGCAGCGTAGACCCTGCGACTATCCATCCTTATCAGTGGATCAGCAAAGCCGGATATTATATGGCAGGCAATGAATTTCTGAACTTTCCCTATTCATTCGGACTGCTGTTCTCCAAGGGGCTCTATGCGCAGTATAAGAAGCAGGGTGGAGATTTCGCAGAACGTTACAGGTCTTTTCTGGCAGCTACCAGCAAAAATACCATCGCGGATGCCGCAGGACTGATGAATATCGATGTGGATTCGCCACAATTCTGGCGTGATGCGCTGGCGTTGATTGCGGAGGACATTCAGGAGTTTGTGGAGAGTGTGTAA
- the cydC gene encoding thiol reductant ABC exporter subunit CydC has product MKREGWFAPYFNSYFWRFLLIIVLGALTIFSASSLMYTSGFLISKASIPPENILMIYVPIVGVRTFGTSRAVIHYVERLVSHDTILRILSKMRIRLYNILEPQALFLSSRFRTGDILGMLADDIEYLQNVYLRTVFPSIIALLIYAAAIISLGTFDVVFALLMGLYMLVLVIVLPLISLLLTQSRQRMVKQERNRLYQKLTDAVLGMGDWIISGRQSQFVASYEADERLVARTDGALRRWARARMFIGQAVVGIAVVSIIYWAAGEYQSGAIAGTLIAAFVLVVFPVADAFLPVSEAVEKIPQYRNSLERLNGVEEAKGATPGAEAAASNAETAALAKTAAGKIQATRQAHIQLKNTGYRYASGEDWSIQDLNLDIPQGRKIAIIGRSGAGKSTLLKVIQGVITPSVGSAVINGIAASAYGEDIPKLIAVLNQSPHLFDTTVANNIRLGKPDASDEEVKQAGKLAQLDDLISSLPEGYDTPVREAGQRFSGGERQRIALARILLQNTPAVVLDEPTVGLDPRTERELLATMFTAMADKTLIWVTHHLVGAEQMDEVVFMENGTVEMRGTHAELLSREARYRRLYELDRPAGFLAKQDGK; this is encoded by the coding sequence TTGAAACGTGAAGGATGGTTTGCTCCCTATTTCAACTCTTATTTCTGGCGGTTTCTCCTCATTATTGTCTTGGGCGCGCTGACTATTTTCTCCGCCTCTTCCCTGATGTACACCTCGGGGTTCCTGATCTCCAAGGCTTCCATACCGCCGGAAAATATTCTGATGATCTATGTACCGATCGTCGGCGTGCGCACCTTCGGGACCAGCCGGGCGGTGATCCACTACGTGGAACGGCTCGTTTCACATGATACGATTCTGCGGATTCTCTCGAAGATGCGTATCCGGCTGTACAATATTCTTGAACCGCAGGCGTTGTTCCTGTCTTCGCGCTTCCGTACCGGTGATATTCTCGGTATGCTCGCTGACGATATTGAATATTTGCAGAATGTATACCTGCGTACCGTATTTCCGAGTATTATCGCGCTCTTGATCTATGCTGCCGCAATCATTTCGCTGGGCACGTTCGATGTGGTGTTTGCGCTGCTGATGGGACTCTACATGCTGGTGCTTGTAATTGTCCTCCCGCTGATCTCCCTGCTGCTCACGCAGTCGCGGCAGCGGATGGTGAAGCAGGAGCGCAACCGGCTCTATCAGAAGCTGACTGACGCCGTGCTGGGCATGGGCGATTGGATCATCAGCGGACGGCAGAGCCAGTTCGTGGCCAGCTATGAAGCGGACGAGAGACTGGTCGCCCGCACAGACGGAGCCCTCCGCAGGTGGGCGCGCGCCCGGATGTTTATCGGGCAAGCCGTTGTAGGGATTGCCGTCGTATCGATCATCTACTGGGCCGCCGGAGAGTACCAGAGCGGTGCCATCGCCGGAACGCTGATTGCCGCGTTCGTGCTGGTGGTGTTCCCGGTGGCGGATGCCTTCCTTCCGGTCTCGGAGGCGGTAGAGAAGATTCCACAGTACCGTAATTCGCTGGAGCGGCTGAATGGCGTGGAAGAAGCAAAAGGGGCCACGCCGGGAGCCGAGGCCGCAGCAAGTAATGCGGAGACTGCAGCTCTTGCAAAGACTGCTGCCGGGAAGATCCAGGCAACCCGGCAGGCGCATATCCAGTTGAAAAACACAGGATACCGCTATGCCTCCGGGGAGGACTGGTCCATTCAGGACCTGAATCTTGATATCCCGCAGGGACGGAAGATTGCCATTATCGGCCGCAGCGGAGCGGGCAAGTCCACGCTGCTGAAGGTGATCCAGGGAGTGATTACCCCTTCTGTAGGGTCTGCTGTGATTAATGGCATCGCTGCTTCTGCCTACGGGGAGGACATTCCGAAGCTGATTGCCGTCCTTAACCAGAGCCCGCATCTGTTCGACACAACAGTGGCGAATAATATCCGGCTGGGCAAGCCGGATGCTTCGGACGAAGAGGTTAAGCAAGCCGGAAAGCTTGCTCAATTGGATGACCTGATCTCCTCGCTGCCTGAAGGGTACGATACACCGGTGCGTGAGGCCGGACAACGGTTCTCCGGCGGAGAACGCCAACGGATCGCCCTGGCCCGCATACTGCTGCAGAATACCCCTGCTGTAGTTCTGGATGAGCCTACCGTCGGCCTTGATCCGCGCACAGAACGCGAGCTGCTGGCCACGATGTTCACCGCAATGGCGGATAAGACGCTGATCTGGGTAACCCATCATCTGGTGGGTGCGGAGCAGATGGACGAAGTGGTCTTTATGGAGAACGGAACCGTGGAGATGCGCGGCACCCATGCTGAGCTGCTGTCGCGTGAGGCCCGATACCGCAGACTATATGAGCTGGACCGTCCGGCCGGGTTCCTTGCAAAGCAGGACGGGAAGTAG
- the cydD gene encoding thiol reductant ABC exporter subunit CydD: MDKNLLGYKGVKPVFLIVGFLTLVQSLSILLLAKSLAEVVSALFAGEPLKEQGAKLLLFLLAFLVRHASAMLMSRVSYRFAEATGSSMRRQMMDKLFQLGPRLAGNRGTGDLVTLVLEGVTKFRTYLELIIPRMVGMAVTPALLLVYVYTQDTSSGVILTLTMPIIIVFMILIGMTARKQMDRQLKSYRTLSNHFVDSLRGLETLKFLGRSRSHSESIAAVSDRYRSATMRTLRVAFLSSFAMDFFTMLSVASVAVSLGLRLVNEQMTLVTGLTILILAPEYFLPVRLVGADFHATLDGKEAGEAMKSMIDRETVEAKLLDAAGDAAAATDAAKTAVFTWQKDSVLALHQVGMKYEADGIASLSGVDLEFRGNAKIGIIGESGAGKSTLVDILGGFLHPTSGTIEVNGNRVTALTDEEWRRQTSYIPQRPYIFSGTLADNVRFYYPEATTEAVAGVVAAAGLSKLVAALPDGLDERIGGGGRSLSGGQEQRVALARALLSSRPVMLLDEPTAHLDIETEYELKETMLPLFEGKLVFLATHRLHWMIDMDLIVVMQQGQVAEVGTHQELVARKGAYYELIQSQLEGIH; the protein is encoded by the coding sequence ATGGATAAAAATTTGCTTGGGTACAAAGGAGTTAAGCCGGTCTTTCTGATCGTCGGCTTCCTTACCCTGGTGCAAAGCCTGTCCATTCTTCTGCTGGCCAAGTCGCTGGCAGAAGTGGTCTCTGCGCTGTTTGCGGGAGAACCGCTGAAGGAACAAGGGGCGAAATTGCTCTTGTTCCTTCTTGCGTTTCTGGTGCGCCATGCCAGCGCCATGCTGATGAGCCGTGTATCTTACCGCTTCGCGGAGGCAACCGGCAGCAGCATGAGAAGACAAATGATGGATAAGCTGTTCCAGCTGGGGCCAAGGCTGGCAGGCAACCGGGGAACCGGCGATCTGGTCACGCTTGTGCTTGAAGGAGTCACGAAGTTCCGGACCTATCTGGAGCTGATTATCCCCCGGATGGTGGGGATGGCGGTTACACCGGCACTGCTGCTGGTGTATGTCTACACCCAGGATACATCAAGCGGTGTTATTCTTACCTTGACGATGCCGATCATTATTGTCTTTATGATTCTAATCGGGATGACGGCCCGCAAGCAGATGGACCGTCAATTGAAATCGTACCGCACCTTGTCCAATCACTTTGTGGATTCGCTGCGCGGTCTGGAAACGCTGAAGTTCCTCGGCCGCAGCCGCAGCCACAGCGAGAGTATTGCCGCGGTCAGTGACCGCTACCGCTCGGCGACTATGCGTACGCTGCGCGTGGCTTTTCTCTCTTCGTTCGCTATGGACTTCTTCACGATGCTGTCTGTGGCTTCGGTAGCCGTAAGCCTGGGGCTCCGGTTGGTGAATGAACAGATGACTCTGGTTACCGGACTGACGATTCTGATCCTGGCCCCGGAATATTTCCTGCCGGTGCGGCTGGTTGGTGCCGACTTCCATGCTACGCTTGACGGCAAGGAAGCAGGAGAAGCGATGAAGAGTATGATTGACCGGGAGACGGTGGAAGCCAAGCTGCTGGATGCTGCTGGAGATGCGGCTGCAGCAACAGATGCAGCCAAAACTGCTGTATTCACCTGGCAGAAGGATAGTGTGCTTGCCCTTCATCAAGTGGGCATGAAATATGAAGCAGACGGAATCGCCTCACTCTCCGGCGTGGATCTGGAGTTTAGGGGGAACGCCAAGATTGGAATCATTGGCGAGAGCGGTGCCGGGAAGTCCACGCTGGTGGATATTCTGGGCGGGTTCCTGCATCCTACCTCCGGCACGATTGAGGTGAACGGCAACAGGGTCACCGCGCTTACAGATGAGGAATGGCGCCGGCAGACCTCATATATTCCGCAGCGCCCTTATATTTTCAGCGGTACGCTTGCGGATAATGTGCGCTTTTATTATCCTGAAGCCACCACTGAAGCGGTTGCCGGAGTGGTCGCCGCGGCGGGCTTATCCAAGCTGGTGGCAGCGCTCCCGGACGGATTGGACGAAAGGATTGGCGGCGGCGGGCGTTCGCTCAGCGGGGGGCAGGAGCAGCGTGTAGCGCTGGCCCGCGCCCTGCTGAGCAGCCGCCCGGTCATGCTGCTGGATGAGCCGACCGCTCATTTGGATATCGAGACGGAGTACGAGCTGAAGGAAACGATGCTGCCGCTTTTTGAGGGGAAGCTGGTATTCCTGGCTACCCACCGGCTGCACTGGATGATCGATATGGATCTCATTGTCGTCATGCAGCAGGGGCAAGTGGCTGAGGTCGGCACACATCAAGAGCTTGTAGCCCGCAAGGGTGCTTATTATGAGCTTATTCAAAGTCAATTGGAGGGAATCCATTGA